CCTGTCtaaaacatttgttaaatcaTTCCTACAGAACAGAATAATTCAGACTCATAAgagaaacatttgttttcatcCTTTGTTCATTTGAATGTGCTGCATAACAGGTCTGATGGTATTAGGAACCTAAGGATTCATAACGGACACCTGAATGTTCACTTTAAAATGCAATTCCCTGCGATTGTATTGGTTTGAAGAAAAAGGACTCAAAGTCCATCTGAAGCCTGTACTTGGTGCTGTCAATTGACACACTTAAAGCTGCAAATGAAGCATGTATTAAAAGCAAGGTTTACTTAAATGTCTTTAAACATCTAATAATTGCAATATGTACTGTAAACAGTAAACTTTTCTTGAATTTTTAAGAAGGTCTTACATTTAtgttatataatgtgtgtgtgtgttcgtgtgtgtgtgtcaaagtgtGTATTTGGGAATGTTTGAAAGTGAGAGAGTGAGAAATATGCTCACAAATATGCTCAAGACATGAAGTCAGTTCTGTTAACTGACAAAACACAAGGCAGGTAAAAACATGCTAATGGTCCATAACAAAACTGGCAGGTTTGCACATCAAAGACATGATTGCAGATGACGATTAcacaaatataactttaattttacaaaatacatttcacaatgaCCATAATTTATGCTTTCAAAGGACATTCACTGAATGTATAAACTTAACCACCTGTATATTATATCAAACATTAGATACAGATTTACCAGGGACATTAAAACTTTGTTCTTTGGGGAAATCAGAATTTTATATGGAAATATTCTATATGCTGAATGAAGCCTCATGCTGGCCTCATATGTATTAcctattttattatgatttttattttaatatgttttatttgttacTAGCTTTATAACACTGTATATCCATGTTCTTTGCACATACAAAAATACCACATTTACAACTATTAAAACAGCACAATATTTCTAAATAGATgtgtgacagacagacaaatataaatttagcaaaaacaatcaaattaacaAGAACAACAATGAATTAACTCAGTTGTCTAATAGCTTGGATCCAGTTTATCCTCTCTTCGTGTGCTGGCGCCTGAATGTAATAGTGTGTGTCCGTCTGAGTGATGATTTTAAAGAGGTTCCCCCGGACTTTACCTTTAACACCTGAAGATTACAGGAGAGTGACCATTAGCACTTTAGTTCACCATTAGTTCACAGTGTTTACATGTAAATATTACTGCTACCTTGACAACAATTCGCAAATCACTGCTTTTCAGTGCTTGCGGTCTGTGACAAAGTCTTTActtaattttgattcatatctggAATTGCTTTGTAAATATTCATTGTGAAACAGGTAGTCATCAGACACTTCCACAGAAGAGTTGTAAATCTGACTCACTCACCTGACGGTATGCCGTTATCATCCAGAGCAGACACCAGACAGCCACGCAGAGATATACTGCCAACCGGAGTGATGTCATCCTTAGAaagtcagcacaaaaataaacaGACTTTAGACTCTagcataaaatgtatttgtacagtCTGTGAATTGCAGGTCAGTGCTCTCACCTTGCTGGGGTCATAATAGTGCAGGAAACCAGGCTCCGCTCTCAGAACAAACAATCTCACCTTCCAGTTCTTTACCTTGTGACCCTGGCACACAGAAAAAAGACTGTTGGCATCACAGAAAAGCACTTTTCAGCTCAAAACACCTAATTATAGTGGAGTGCTCACCTGTTTGAGCAGGTAACCTCTCTTCACCACTTTTCCACTGAGTTCCACAGCAGACCGAGACTTCTCTGCTTTTACACTGCCTCGCTTCTGGAAGCTTTGGGTCTGTTTGAGAAATCATATCCATTCGGTTAAGGACATCTTGTATTtagtataaataattacaaaagcactaaatatagaataaaacaagaagaaagaGATTTGAAACATACAAAGCAGTAGAGTGCAGTGGAGTCATCGAGGAACTGTTCTCCTAGAGCTGCGTTACGGAGAGCGTCTGCGCTCCTGATCCCAATGGGCCGCAGGGAGGCCTCATCCAGCAGTGCAGAGGCTAATGTTACTGCCTCCACACGGGTCAGAGCCAGCTTATTAAACACAAGCCAGTCCACCACTGTTGAGCctacacatatacaaacaaaaacagttctaTTGTCTGTGTTCACAAGTTCCAGACAGGCTGCCAGTCAGTATGCTGTAGGTGGCGACAAGTCACTCTTTATGAGTCAATCATTAACTGGTGCAAATACACTGAATCAAACAGGAAAAAACAAGCATCTCattggaagaagaaaaaacagacaAACTAACTagtaatattgtgtctaaaaggTAAGGAATCACGTTATACATTTGAACAtcatacacacaaaaaagtcTGGGGCTAGGAAGTGACATTTTAGACGTTTACACAAAACTATCAAATAAAGTAATTTGACCCTGGACCAGTCTCAAGTGTAAATTTTtgcaaaattgagatttatacaacttctgaaagctgaataaataatctttccattgatgtatggtttgttagtatTGGACAATacttggctgagatacaactatttgaaaatctggaatctgagggtgcaaaaaaaaaactaaatactgagaaaaaatcgcctttaaagatATCCAAATTAGGATCTTAGcaattaacattaataaacattaaatgtcAATTTTAACGGTTAAAATATCTAACGGTAAATGGTAaaataatattgctgtttttctgTTAAGCACAAGAGACCTCGtgtcattttaaaatcttaacatTCCTAAACATTTGATTCCTAAACATTTGAGTAAACATTTGAGAacagtattttataaaaattaagatcATCAGGAGAGAATGTAATGTCTTTAATAATGCATATTCATGCTTTATTGTGTGAGATCAGTGTTTTTGAGTATCTGACCTGAGAAACAGTTGGTGTAAGAGCTGCCCTGCTCAATATGACTGCACAGCCGGACACCACTGTGCACATCATACATGGAGTCCACCACCTGACTGATATACAGACACACATTTAGATATGATGTccaaacacattttcacatataCTGACAAACTACATACATCGCTACCTGAGGTTGACATTGTGAAGCTGGAGTGATGTGGATCCTTTCACTTGTGAAGGGGAGGTGGTCTGTGCATCATGTGGGTTGAGGTTCTGTACCACTGCACCAATCGCTGTGGCCCATTCGTCACGTTCCTCTCTTGTGCAAGCCTCCAGAAAGTGCTCCTCTGAAGTGCTGGTCTGCAGCTTCATCACCAACTGCAGGGTGTAAAATATGGTAACTAAGACATAATAGTTCTTCAGTCATAAagctaaagaaacattttagtTGGTTGACGATAAGCTCAGCACTgacttttgtaagaaaaaaatgaataaatgaaattggCACAAACAGTATGCCACAGAAAACCCCATCACTCTGTGTTGATTACAGCTGTTACACAATGTGGAATATAAATATaagacactgaaaaaaattaccGGGGGAAATAAAGTTTGTTTCTGACATGTTAGTGCAtgtgtgtcatgattctgccctcgtgtccttgatttttcctagtcttgaggcaggatcatgacagacccatgttttgtgtacaagcgcatggccttgtctttgggccatgtgcttgtgttgtctcgttcccttgccccgccccccttgttaacctagtcgtgtcttgattgtcctatctgtaacacctgtcgtgtcttgattagtacccctatttagatctcctagtgtgctctgtcttgcgtcggttcattgtgttatttatgtgcttctcagatgtgttccacactggtgactgtgattgtatcctgtataccgtgagtgtttgtttatagttagtgtttagtgtctttatctggtcagccctgtcttgtttg
The Carassius auratus strain Wakin chromosome 38, ASM336829v1, whole genome shotgun sequence genome window above contains:
- the LOC113056713 gene encoding pleckstrin-2-like encodes the protein MGTECENNGVFKEGFLVKRGHVVQNWKVRWFALKSDRLLYYKYEGGKRDSCHRGTILLSDCKITCPYLEYENRPLVMKLQTSTSEEHFLEACTREERDEWATAIGAVVQNLNPHDAQTTSPSQVKGSTSLQLHNVNLSQVVDSMYDVHSGVRLCSHIEQGSSYTNCFSGSTVVDWLVFNKLALTRVEAVTLASALLDEASLRPIGIRSADALRNAALGEQFLDDSTALYCFTQSFQKRGSVKAEKSRSAVELSGKVVKRGYLLKQGHKVKNWKVRLFVLRAEPGFLHYYDPSKDDITPVGSISLRGCLVSALDDNGIPSGVKGKVRGNLFKIITQTDTHYYIQAPAHEERINWIQAIRQLS